From one Halosimplex rubrum genomic stretch:
- a CDS encoding Gfo/Idh/MocA family protein has product MTYRAIQVGTGGQGGRWCDTFLPPNVEKGLVDVVAAVDVNEAAHENAVEHLGVDPADCYTDAETAFAEHDADFCTVVTPPWTHEEVVDAAVDHDLDILSEKPIADTLEASVRIAEKVERAGLKMGVTMSHRFDRDKTTMRRRLRSGEPGPLDYLVGRFTCNARTYGAWGAFRHDMEHPLLVEGAVHQLDFLADMAGANCERLYADTWLPEWAEYEDDVQATVQMRFENGVRATWEGAKANATTLNGWGSDALRAECRDETLVLDDREIVRYPYEQERETVVGVDDADPEPVPLDEQDAWGNTWLVEQFVEWLDGGEPMATDVESNLQSVALVEAAIESSERDEAVDPQALLAETRESVEL; this is encoded by the coding sequence ATGACCTACCGAGCCATACAGGTCGGGACCGGCGGCCAGGGCGGCCGCTGGTGCGACACGTTCCTACCGCCGAACGTCGAGAAGGGGCTGGTCGACGTCGTCGCCGCCGTCGACGTGAACGAGGCGGCCCACGAGAACGCCGTCGAACACCTCGGCGTCGACCCCGCCGACTGTTACACCGACGCCGAGACCGCGTTCGCCGAGCACGACGCCGACTTCTGTACGGTCGTCACGCCCCCGTGGACCCACGAGGAGGTCGTCGACGCCGCCGTCGACCACGACCTCGATATCCTCTCGGAGAAGCCCATCGCCGACACCCTGGAGGCGTCCGTGCGCATCGCCGAGAAGGTCGAGCGAGCGGGCCTGAAGATGGGCGTGACCATGAGCCACCGCTTCGACCGGGACAAGACGACGATGCGCCGGCGCCTGCGCTCGGGCGAGCCCGGCCCGCTGGACTACCTCGTCGGCCGATTCACCTGCAACGCCCGCACCTACGGCGCCTGGGGCGCGTTCCGCCACGACATGGAGCACCCGCTGCTCGTCGAGGGCGCGGTCCACCAGCTCGACTTCCTCGCGGACATGGCCGGCGCGAACTGCGAGCGGCTCTACGCCGACACCTGGTTGCCCGAGTGGGCCGAGTACGAGGACGACGTGCAGGCCACCGTCCAGATGCGCTTCGAGAACGGCGTGCGGGCGACCTGGGAGGGCGCGAAGGCCAACGCGACGACGCTCAACGGCTGGGGGAGCGACGCCCTCCGCGCCGAGTGTCGCGACGAGACGCTCGTCCTCGACGACCGCGAGATCGTCCGGTATCCCTACGAGCAGGAGCGCGAGACGGTCGTCGGGGTCGACGACGCCGACCCCGAACCGGTCCCGCTGGACGAACAGGACGCCTGGGGAAACACCTGGCTGGTCGAGCAGTTCGTCGAGTGGCTCGACGGTGGCGAGCCGATGGCGACCGACGTGGAGTCGAACCTCCAGTCGGTCGCGCTGGTCGAGGCGGCCATCGAGAGCAGCGAGCGCGACGAGGCCGTCGACCCGCAGGCGTTGCTCGCCGAGACACGCGAGTCCGTCGAGCTGTAA
- a CDS encoding SHOCT domain-containing protein, which yields MGLTQLARNHVPAAAVLALAFAALSTVSVAGATGWLVLAALEVGAASTLATLLPLFALGTVLGVPLTVAAAVVAAVGTAARVSAAAAAKRRAASTRLGLAASRVERHPLARLLGIATLVEDLDSRSPERRADDRIERLKARYVDGAFSEWELEERTRIVLDEEGVPRERASTIDDELRAAERN from the coding sequence ATGGGACTGACGCAACTGGCCCGCAACCACGTCCCGGCCGCGGCGGTGCTGGCGCTCGCGTTCGCCGCGCTGTCGACCGTCTCGGTCGCCGGCGCGACCGGGTGGCTGGTCCTCGCCGCGCTGGAGGTCGGCGCGGCGTCGACGCTCGCGACTCTCCTCCCGCTGTTCGCGCTCGGAACCGTCCTCGGCGTCCCGCTGACCGTCGCCGCCGCGGTCGTCGCGGCGGTCGGTACGGCCGCGCGCGTCTCGGCCGCCGCGGCGGCGAAGCGCCGCGCCGCGAGCACGCGACTCGGACTGGCCGCCTCCCGAGTCGAGCGCCATCCACTCGCGCGACTGCTGGGGATCGCCACCCTCGTCGAAGATCTGGACAGCCGCTCGCCCGAACGCCGCGCCGACGACCGCATCGAGCGCCTGAAAGCGCGCTACGTCGACGGCGCGTTCTCGGAGTGGGAACTCGAAGAGCGGACGCGGATCGTCCTCGACGAGGAGGGCGTCCCGCGCGAGCGCGCCTCCACGATCGACGACGAACTCCGCGCGGCCGAACGGAACTGA